In Mycolicibacterium mucogenicum DSM 44124, the following are encoded in one genomic region:
- the metE gene encoding 5-methyltetrahydropteroyltriglutamate--homocysteine S-methyltransferase, giving the protein MLSTPFTATILGAPRIGPNRELKRAVERYWAGRIDRAALEEIAAGLRRDTLAALSAAGLDSVPVNTFSYYDQVLDTAVLLGALPSRVSGIADDLDRYFAAARGTADIAPLEMTKWFDTNYHYLVPEIGPNTTFALHPDKVLAELKEAQAQGIPARPVIVGPITFLALSKAVDGAEAPIARLGELLPLYADLLGRLAGAGAEWVQIDEPVLVTDILGDAANAAELAEHVYATLAATTKRPAILVATYFGEPGPVLPALARTQIDGVAIDFVAGGDQPVAGIPGLADKLLVAGVVDGRNVWRTDLEAALARLESLPESARSLAVSTSCSTLHVPYSLEPEDGLDEALRGWLAFGAEKVDEVATLATALRNGRDSVTAQLEASNRAVASRTHDPRLHNAAVRARLDTVLSGGISRGPAAERRKAQDSRLNLPALPTTTIGSFPQTVEIRKARAAFVAGEIGEADYTGRMKSEVETVIRLQEDLGLDVLVHGEPERNDMVQYFAEQLDGFLTTRNGWVQSYGSRCVRPPVLFGDVTRRQPMTVEWATYAQTLTDKPVKGMLTGPVTILAWSFVRDDQPLADSANQVALAIRDETVDLQSAGIAIIQVDEPALRELLPLRNAGKAAYLEWAVDAFRLSTSGVSDATQIHTHLCYSEFGEVIGAIADLDADVTSIEAARSHMEVLDDLNGIGFSNSVGPGVYDIHSPRVPTTGEMATSLRRALAAVPAERLWVNPDCGLKTRKTDEVTESLRHMVQAAQLVRAG; this is encoded by the coding sequence CTGTTGTCAACACCATTCACCGCAACCATTCTCGGCGCGCCTCGCATCGGTCCGAACCGTGAACTCAAGCGGGCCGTCGAACGCTATTGGGCAGGCCGGATCGACCGGGCCGCGCTCGAAGAAATCGCCGCGGGCCTGCGCCGCGATACCCTCGCCGCCTTGTCGGCCGCCGGACTGGATTCCGTTCCGGTCAATACGTTCTCCTACTACGACCAGGTGCTCGACACCGCGGTGCTGCTCGGCGCCCTGCCGAGTCGCGTGAGCGGCATTGCCGACGATCTCGACCGCTATTTCGCGGCGGCTCGCGGGACGGCGGACATTGCACCGCTCGAGATGACGAAGTGGTTCGACACCAACTACCACTACCTGGTCCCGGAGATCGGCCCCAACACCACGTTCGCGCTGCATCCGGACAAGGTGCTGGCCGAGCTCAAAGAGGCTCAGGCGCAGGGTATTCCGGCTCGGCCTGTGATCGTCGGGCCGATCACGTTCCTGGCGCTGAGCAAGGCCGTCGACGGCGCCGAGGCACCCATCGCGCGCCTCGGCGAGCTGCTGCCGCTGTACGCCGATCTGCTCGGCCGGCTCGCCGGAGCCGGTGCCGAGTGGGTGCAGATCGACGAACCCGTCTTGGTCACCGACATCCTGGGCGACGCTGCCAACGCCGCCGAATTGGCCGAGCACGTCTACGCCACGCTCGCGGCAACCACCAAGCGCCCGGCGATCCTGGTCGCGACCTACTTCGGCGAACCGGGGCCCGTGCTGCCGGCACTGGCTCGTACCCAGATCGACGGCGTCGCAATCGATTTCGTTGCCGGTGGCGACCAGCCGGTGGCCGGTATTCCCGGCCTCGCGGACAAGCTGCTGGTGGCCGGCGTCGTCGACGGCCGCAACGTCTGGCGCACAGACCTGGAGGCCGCACTGGCCCGGCTGGAGTCGTTGCCGGAGTCGGCACGTTCGTTGGCTGTGTCCACGTCCTGCTCGACGCTGCACGTCCCGTACTCGCTCGAGCCCGAGGACGGCCTCGACGAGGCGCTCCGTGGCTGGCTGGCGTTCGGTGCCGAGAAAGTCGACGAGGTCGCGACGCTGGCGACGGCGCTGCGCAACGGCCGGGACTCGGTGACCGCTCAGCTCGAGGCGTCGAACCGGGCGGTCGCGTCGCGGACACACGACCCGCGACTGCACAACGCCGCCGTCCGAGCCCGGCTCGACACGGTTCTGTCCGGCGGCATCAGCCGCGGGCCGGCCGCCGAACGGCGTAAAGCACAGGATTCCCGGCTGAACCTGCCGGCACTGCCGACCACCACGATCGGTTCGTTCCCGCAGACCGTCGAGATCCGCAAGGCCCGGGCGGCGTTCGTCGCCGGCGAGATCGGCGAGGCCGACTACACCGGCAGGATGAAATCCGAAGTCGAGACGGTGATCCGGTTGCAGGAGGACCTCGGGCTCGATGTGCTGGTGCACGGCGAGCCCGAGCGCAACGACATGGTGCAGTACTTCGCCGAGCAGCTCGATGGTTTCTTGACCACCAGGAACGGCTGGGTGCAGTCGTACGGCAGCCGCTGCGTGCGTCCGCCGGTCCTCTTCGGTGACGTCACCAGGCGGCAGCCGATGACGGTCGAGTGGGCGACATACGCGCAGACGCTGACCGACAAGCCGGTCAAGGGCATGCTCACCGGTCCGGTGACGATCCTGGCCTGGTCGTTCGTTCGCGACGATCAGCCGCTGGCGGACTCGGCCAACCAGGTGGCGCTGGCCATCCGGGACGAGACCGTCGATCTGCAGTCCGCCGGCATCGCGATCATCCAGGTCGACGAGCCCGCCCTGCGTGAGCTGCTGCCGCTGCGCAATGCCGGCAAGGCGGCCTACCTGGAGTGGGCGGTCGACGCGTTCCGGCTCTCGACGTCGGGCGTCAGCGATGCCACGCAGATTCACACGCACCTGTGCTATTCGGAGTTCGGTGAGGTGATCGGTGCCATTGCCGATCTCGATGCCGACGTGACGTCGATCGAAGCGGCCCGTTCTCACATGGAGGTCCTCGACGACCTCAACGGGATCGGGTTCTCGAACAGCGTCGGCCCCGGTGTGTACGACATTCACTCGCCCCGGGTTCCCACCACCGGCGAGATGGCGACATCGCTGCGCCGTGCGTTGGCTGCCGTTCCGGCAGAACGGCTCTGGGTGAACCCGGACTGCGGGCTGAAGACCCGCAAGACCGACGAGGTGACCGAGTCGTTGCGGCACATGGTGCAGGCCGCACAGCTGGTTCGCGCCGGGTAG
- a CDS encoding YbjQ family protein: MLVVTTNDLPGWEIQRVCGEVFGLTVRSRNAFAQMGAGFKAMFGGELQGMTKNLAESRNEAMGRLLQECHARGGNAIIGMRFDTTEIGDVWTEICAYGTAVQAVPVTDAARYTAQQLGYGGGPGPAGPVGPGGPGPTG; encoded by the coding sequence ATGCTGGTTGTCACGACGAATGACCTGCCCGGGTGGGAGATTCAGCGGGTCTGCGGTGAGGTGTTCGGCCTCACCGTCCGGTCCCGGAACGCCTTCGCGCAGATGGGCGCCGGCTTCAAGGCGATGTTCGGCGGCGAGCTGCAGGGCATGACCAAGAATCTCGCCGAGAGCCGCAACGAAGCCATGGGCCGGCTGCTCCAGGAGTGTCACGCCCGCGGCGGCAATGCCATCATCGGGATGCGGTTCGACACCACCGAGATCGGCGATGTGTGGACCGAGATCTGCGCGTACGGCACTGCGGTACAAGCGGTTCCGGTCACCGACGCGGCCCGCTACACCGCACAGCAGTTGGGTTACGGCGGCGGTCCGGGCCCGGCCGGCCCGGTTGGCCCCGGCGGTCCCGGCCCGACAGGGTAG
- a CDS encoding CbtA family protein — protein sequence MEIRVIGRGALAGLIAGILGFLFARIFAEPTIDKAIDYESGRMNVLSTVHTAMGHPVEPDGPELFSRSIQSGIGAATGIIAFSVAMGALVAVAYLVLHGRFGVRPKVLGWTVAGFGFLGVYLLPFVKYPSNPPAIGHEFTMEARGFLYLGMVWGSLTLLGLAVFAARKLSAKVGWARAVGISVLGFFVVYGGLLAALPSLGDLAANVEHAGEFGFARAATETPQPITNTFDTPVTVDGKVYAPGQLIYPGFDADLLWKFRWYSLIDQALIWTVIGLVFGGLVERYLGGTRKAAPMQDVAAAL from the coding sequence GTGGAAATCCGCGTCATCGGGCGCGGAGCCCTCGCCGGTCTGATCGCCGGCATTCTGGGGTTCCTGTTTGCCCGGATTTTTGCTGAACCCACCATCGACAAGGCCATCGACTACGAATCCGGCCGCATGAACGTGCTCTCGACCGTTCATACGGCCATGGGTCATCCGGTCGAGCCGGACGGGCCGGAGCTGTTCAGCCGGTCCATCCAGTCGGGTATCGGTGCGGCCACCGGCATCATCGCGTTCTCCGTGGCGATGGGCGCGCTGGTCGCCGTCGCGTATCTGGTGCTGCACGGCCGGTTCGGCGTGCGGCCCAAGGTGCTGGGCTGGACCGTCGCCGGTTTCGGCTTCCTGGGTGTGTACCTGCTGCCGTTCGTGAAATACCCGTCGAACCCGCCTGCCATCGGCCACGAATTCACCATGGAGGCCCGCGGTTTCCTGTACCTGGGCATGGTGTGGGGATCGCTGACCCTGCTGGGCCTCGCGGTGTTCGCCGCGCGCAAGCTGTCCGCGAAGGTCGGCTGGGCGCGTGCCGTCGGAATCTCGGTGCTCGGATTCTTCGTGGTGTACGGCGGTCTGCTGGCGGCGCTGCCGTCGCTGGGTGATCTGGCCGCCAACGTCGAGCACGCGGGCGAGTTCGGCTTCGCGCGCGCCGCGACCGAGACGCCGCAGCCGATCACCAACACATTCGATACGCCGGTCACAGTCGACGGCAAGGTCTATGCCCCCGGGCAGTTGATCTACCCCGGATTCGACGCCGACCTGCTGTGGAAGTTCCGGTGGTACTCGCTGATCGACCAGGCGTTGATCTGGACGGTCATCGGGCTGGTGTTCGGCGGGCTCGTCGAGCGCTACCTCGGTGGCACCAGGAAGGCCGCACCGATGCAGGACGTGGCAGCCGCGCTCTGA
- a CDS encoding CbtB domain-containing protein, with protein sequence MTSIAVSKPGVSTKALSATRVAVLLGVTIFLAMLAYYLVGIDEGMMSMFGKTVVVHEWVHDSRHFLGFPCH encoded by the coding sequence ATGACGAGTATTGCGGTTTCCAAGCCGGGCGTATCGACCAAGGCGCTTTCGGCCACCCGGGTGGCAGTGCTGCTCGGGGTGACGATTTTCCTGGCGATGCTGGCGTACTACCTCGTCGGCATCGACGAGGGCATGATGTCGATGTTCGGTAAGACCGTCGTGGTCCACGAGTGGGTGCACGACTCGCGGCACTTCCTCGGCTTCCCCTGCCACTGA
- the clpC1 gene encoding ATP-dependent protease ATP-binding subunit ClpC → MFERFTDRARRVVVLAQEEARMLNHNYIGTEHILLGLIHEGEGVAAKSLESLGISLEGVRSQVEEIIGQGQQAPSGHIPFTPRAKKVLELSLREALQLGHNYIGTEHILLGLIREGEGVAAQVLVKLGAELTRVRQQVIQLLSGYQGKETAEAGTGGRGGETGNPSTSLVLDQFGRNLTAAAAEGKLDPVIGREKEIERVMQVLSRRTKNNPVLIGEPGVGKTAVVEGLAQAIVHGEVPETLKDKQLYTLDLGSLVAGSRYRGDFEERLKKVLKEINTRGDIILFIDELHTLVGAGAAEGAIDAASILKPKLARGELQTIGATTLDEYRKYIEKDAALERRFQPVQVGEPTVEHTIEILKGLRDRYEAHHRVSITDGALVAAATLADRYINDRFLPDKAIDLIDEAGARMRIRRMTAPPDLREFDEKIADARREKESAIDAQDFEKAARLRDSEKTLVAQRAEREKQWRSGDLDVVAEVDDEQIAEVLGNWTGIPVFKLTEAETTRLLRMEDELHKRIIGQVDAVKAVSKAIRRTRAGLKDPKRPSGSFIFAGPSGVGKTELSKALAEFLFGDDDALIQIDMGEFHDRFTASRLFGAPPGYVGYEEGGQLTEKVRRKPFSVVLFDEIEKAHQEIYNSLLQVLEDGRLTDGQGRTVDFKNTVLIFTSNLGTSDISKAVGLGFTQGGGENNYERMKLKVHDELKKHFRPEFLNRIDDIIVFHQLTQDEIIQMVDLMIGRVGKQLKAKDMEMELTDKAKALLAKRGFDPVLGARPLRRTIQREIEDQLSEKILFEEVGPGQLVTVDVENWDGESNNTEDAVFTFAGRRKESADLAEAAATASE, encoded by the coding sequence ATGTTCGAGAGATTCACCGACCGGGCCCGCCGGGTCGTCGTCTTGGCTCAAGAAGAAGCCCGGATGCTCAACCACAACTACATCGGCACCGAGCACATCCTGCTTGGCCTCATCCATGAGGGCGAGGGCGTAGCTGCCAAGTCGCTGGAATCGCTGGGCATCTCGCTGGAGGGTGTGCGCAGCCAGGTCGAGGAGATCATCGGCCAGGGCCAGCAGGCGCCGTCCGGCCACATTCCGTTCACGCCGCGCGCCAAGAAGGTGCTCGAGCTGTCGCTGCGCGAGGCGCTGCAGCTCGGCCACAACTACATCGGCACCGAGCACATCCTGCTCGGCCTGATCCGCGAGGGTGAGGGCGTCGCCGCCCAGGTGCTCGTGAAGCTGGGCGCCGAGCTGACCCGCGTGCGTCAGCAGGTCATCCAGCTGCTCTCGGGCTACCAGGGCAAGGAGACCGCCGAAGCCGGTACCGGTGGCCGCGGTGGCGAGACGGGCAACCCGTCGACGTCGCTCGTGCTCGACCAGTTCGGTCGCAACCTGACCGCAGCCGCCGCCGAGGGCAAGCTCGATCCGGTCATCGGCCGCGAGAAGGAAATCGAGCGGGTCATGCAGGTGCTGAGCCGCCGCACCAAGAACAACCCGGTGCTGATCGGCGAGCCCGGTGTCGGTAAGACCGCCGTCGTCGAGGGCCTGGCGCAGGCCATCGTGCACGGCGAGGTCCCCGAGACCCTCAAGGACAAGCAGCTCTACACGCTGGACCTGGGTTCGCTGGTCGCCGGCAGCCGCTACCGCGGTGACTTCGAAGAGCGCCTCAAGAAGGTCCTCAAGGAGATCAACACCCGCGGCGACATCATCCTGTTCATCGACGAGCTGCACACGCTCGTGGGTGCGGGTGCCGCCGAGGGCGCCATCGACGCCGCCAGCATCCTGAAGCCGAAGCTGGCCCGTGGCGAGCTGCAGACCATCGGTGCGACGACGCTCGACGAGTACCGCAAGTACATCGAGAAGGACGCCGCCCTCGAGCGCCGGTTCCAGCCGGTGCAGGTGGGTGAGCCGACCGTCGAGCACACCATCGAGATCCTCAAGGGTCTGCGTGACCGCTACGAGGCGCACCACCGCGTCTCCATCACCGACGGTGCGCTGGTGGCCGCGGCCACCCTGGCCGACCGCTACATCAACGACCGGTTCCTGCCGGACAAGGCCATCGACCTCATCGACGAGGCCGGCGCCCGCATGCGCATCCGCCGGATGACCGCTCCGCCAGACCTGCGCGAGTTCGACGAGAAGATCGCCGATGCCCGCCGGGAGAAGGAATCGGCCATCGACGCGCAGGACTTCGAGAAGGCAGCCCGGCTGCGCGACTCGGAGAAGACGCTGGTCGCCCAGCGCGCCGAGCGGGAGAAGCAGTGGCGTTCGGGTGATCTCGACGTAGTCGCCGAGGTCGACGACGAGCAGATCGCCGAGGTCTTGGGCAACTGGACCGGCATCCCGGTCTTCAAGCTGACCGAGGCCGAGACCACGCGCCTGCTGCGCATGGAAGATGAGCTGCACAAGCGGATCATCGGCCAGGTCGACGCCGTCAAGGCGGTCTCGAAGGCCATCCGGCGTACCCGCGCCGGCCTGAAGGACCCGAAGCGTCCGTCGGGCTCGTTCATCTTCGCCGGCCCGTCCGGTGTCGGTAAGACCGAGCTGTCGAAGGCGCTGGCCGAGTTCCTGTTCGGTGACGACGACGCGCTCATCCAGATCGACATGGGCGAGTTCCACGACCGCTTCACCGCGTCGCGGCTGTTCGGTGCCCCTCCGGGCTACGTCGGCTACGAAGAGGGCGGCCAGCTCACCGAGAAGGTGCGCCGCAAGCCGTTCAGCGTCGTGCTGTTCGACGAGATCGAGAAGGCCCACCAGGAGATCTACAACAGCCTCCTGCAGGTCCTCGAAGACGGCCGCCTGACCGACGGTCAGGGTCGCACCGTCGACTTCAAGAACACCGTGCTGATCTTCACCTCGAACCTCGGTACGAGCGACATCAGCAAGGCGGTTGGCCTCGGCTTCACCCAGGGCGGCGGCGAGAACAACTACGAGCGGATGAAGCTCAAGGTGCACGACGAGCTGAAGAAGCACTTCCGCCCGGAGTTCCTGAACCGTATCGACGACATCATCGTGTTCCACCAGCTGACGCAGGACGAGATCATCCAGATGGTCGACCTGATGATCGGCCGGGTCGGCAAGCAGCTGAAGGCCAAGGACATGGAGATGGAGCTGACCGACAAGGCCAAGGCACTGCTGGCCAAGCGCGGCTTCGATCCGGTCCTGGGTGCCCGCCCGCTGCGCCGGACCATCCAGCGCGAGATCGAGGACCAGCTCTCCGAGAAGATTCTCTTCGAGGAGGTCGGCCCTGGTCAGCTGGTCACCGTGGACGTCGAGAACTGGGACGGCGAGAGCAACAACACCGAGGATGCGGTGTTCACCTTCGCCGGCCGCCGCAAGGAATCGGCCGACCTGGCCGAGGCCGCTGCGACTGCCTCGGAGTAA
- the lsr2 gene encoding histone-like nucleoid-structuring protein Lsr2 gives MAKKVTVTLVDDFDGEGAADETVEFALDGVNYEIDLTTKNATKLRNDLKKWVEAGRRVGGRRRGRASTGATGRGRASIDREQSAAIREWARRNGHNVSSRGRIPAEIIDAFHAAT, from the coding sequence ATGGCAAAGAAAGTGACTGTCACGCTCGTCGACGATTTCGACGGTGAAGGTGCGGCGGATGAGACGGTCGAATTTGCTCTCGACGGGGTGAACTACGAGATCGACCTCACCACCAAGAACGCCACCAAGCTTCGGAATGATTTGAAGAAATGGGTCGAGGCCGGCCGTCGTGTCGGGGGTCGCCGCCGCGGCCGCGCCAGCACCGGTGCCACGGGGCGGGGCCGCGCGTCCATCGACCGTGAGCAGAGCGCCGCCATCCGGGAATGGGCGCGCCGCAACGGCCACAATGTCTCCAGCCGGGGCCGTATTCCGGCGGAGATCATCGACGCGTTCCACGCCGCGACTTAA
- the lysS gene encoding lysine--tRNA ligase encodes MSEADSPDIPEQFRIRQAKRERLLAEGRDPYPVEVRRTHTLAELRAAYPELAADTATGDIVGVAGRVVFARNSGKLCFATLQEGDGTQLQAMLSLDKVGQESLDAWKADVDLGDIVFIEGEVISSRRGELSVLAQNWQIVSKALRPLPVAHKELNEETRVRQRYVDLIVRPEARNVARQRIAVVRALRSALERRGFLEVETPMLQTLPGGAAARPFITHSNALDADLYLRIAPELFLKRCLVGGFEKVFELNRNFRNEGADSTHSPEFAMLETYQAYGTYDDSAIVTRELIQEVADEAIGTRMVPLPDGSTYDLDGEWATVEMYPSLSEALGEEITPETSVEYLWKVAERLGAEIPRDRGYGHGKLIEELWEHTVGDHLWAPTFVRDFPVETTPLTRAHRTIPGVTEKWDLYVRKFELATGYSELIDPVIQRERFEAQARAAAAGDDEAMRLDEDFLIALEYAMPPTTGTGMGLDRLLMALTGLTIRDTVLFPIVRRQAD; translated from the coding sequence GTGAGCGAAGCCGACAGCCCCGACATTCCCGAGCAGTTCCGCATCCGCCAGGCCAAGCGTGAGCGGCTGCTGGCCGAGGGGCGCGATCCGTATCCGGTCGAGGTGCGGCGTACCCACACCCTGGCAGAGCTGCGGGCGGCGTACCCGGAGCTCGCCGCGGACACCGCGACCGGCGACATCGTCGGTGTGGCAGGGCGCGTCGTGTTCGCACGGAACTCGGGAAAGCTGTGCTTCGCGACGCTGCAGGAGGGCGACGGCACGCAGCTGCAGGCCATGCTGAGCCTGGACAAGGTGGGCCAGGAGTCGCTCGACGCCTGGAAGGCCGACGTCGACCTGGGCGACATCGTGTTCATCGAGGGCGAGGTCATCAGTTCCCGCCGCGGTGAATTATCTGTGCTTGCCCAGAACTGGCAAATTGTGTCCAAGGCCCTGCGACCGCTTCCCGTCGCGCACAAGGAACTTAATGAAGAGACCCGGGTCCGGCAGCGGTACGTCGACCTGATCGTGCGCCCCGAGGCCCGCAATGTCGCCCGGCAGCGCATTGCGGTGGTGCGGGCATTGCGCTCGGCATTGGAGCGTCGCGGTTTTCTCGAAGTCGAGACCCCGATGTTGCAGACGCTGCCCGGTGGCGCCGCGGCGCGGCCATTCATCACGCACTCCAACGCGCTCGATGCGGATCTGTACCTGCGCATCGCGCCCGAGTTGTTCCTGAAGCGTTGCCTGGTCGGTGGCTTCGAGAAGGTTTTTGAGCTTAATCGGAACTTTCGCAACGAGGGCGCGGATTCCACGCATTCACCGGAATTTGCGATGTTGGAGACATATCAGGCCTACGGCACATATGACGATTCCGCGATTGTGACGCGTGAGCTTATTCAGGAGGTTGCCGACGAGGCCATTGGGACCCGAATGGTCCCGCTGCCGGACGGTTCCACCTATGACCTCGACGGTGAATGGGCGACCGTCGAAATGTATCCGTCGTTGTCGGAAGCGCTGGGTGAGGAGATCACTCCGGAGACTTCCGTCGAGTACCTGTGGAAGGTGGCCGAACGGCTGGGCGCCGAGATTCCCCGCGACCGTGGATACGGCCACGGGAAATTGATCGAGGAACTGTGGGAGCACACCGTCGGTGATCACCTTTGGGCGCCGACGTTCGTCCGGGATTTCCCGGTGGAGACCACGCCGCTCACTCGCGCCCACCGCACTATTCCGGGCGTTACGGAAAAGTGGGATCTGTATGTCCGGAAGTTCGAGCTCGCCACCGGCTATTCGGAGTTGATCGATCCGGTGATTCAACGCGAGCGTTTCGAGGCGCAGGCGCGTGCCGCCGCGGCCGGTGACGACGAGGCAATGCGACTTGATGAGGATTTCCTTATCGCATTGGAGTATGCGATGCCGCCGACGACCGGAACAGGAATGGGACTCGACCGCTTGCTGATGGCGTTGACGGGGTTGACGATTAGGGACACGGTTTTGTTCCCGATTGTGCGGCGCCAAGCGGACTGA
- a CDS encoding alanine racemase, protein MATSLEQSAVDALDHEPIDWKFKGLPASWWGQTPAQVCRRRPSLFADGAVSPVCTLRTQPLVHNMVTMARWCRRRGVQLAPHGKTHMSPQLLARQLGAGAVAVTAATISQVRVFRAFGVRRIILANELVDVTGLRWLAAELDANPDFELTCWVDSVRGVQLMTSALTGRRRQVDVCVEVGQPGGRTGCRDAETVDAVARAVADSDRLRLVGVAGYEAATGHEIGDAAVAAVTGYLQTMRDTVIRLHPLFETDDILVTAGGSTYFDLVADILTGWPEGMTVHTVLRSGCYLTHDDGLYARTTPLGRTDDAHLEPALSVWAQVLSRPEPDLAIVGMGRRDVSFDQDLPVPYGRPDSRVEKLNDQHAYLRLAPADQDLAVGDWLEFGISHPCTVFDKWQLIPVLDADHRVVELVRTFF, encoded by the coding sequence ATGGCCACCAGTTTGGAGCAGTCCGCCGTAGACGCGCTGGACCACGAGCCGATCGACTGGAAATTCAAGGGACTGCCGGCCTCGTGGTGGGGCCAGACCCCTGCTCAGGTGTGCCGTCGACGCCCCAGTCTGTTCGCCGACGGCGCGGTATCGCCGGTGTGCACGCTGCGTACGCAGCCCCTGGTGCACAACATGGTCACCATGGCGCGCTGGTGCCGCCGCCGGGGCGTACAGCTCGCGCCGCACGGCAAGACCCACATGTCACCGCAGCTGCTGGCCCGCCAGCTCGGCGCGGGTGCGGTGGCCGTCACGGCCGCCACCATCAGCCAGGTCCGGGTGTTCCGCGCGTTCGGGGTGCGCCGGATCATCCTGGCCAACGAGCTCGTCGACGTCACCGGGCTGCGGTGGCTGGCCGCCGAACTGGACGCCAACCCCGACTTCGAGCTGACGTGCTGGGTCGACTCGGTGCGCGGCGTGCAGCTCATGACGTCCGCGCTCACCGGCCGTCGCCGCCAGGTGGACGTCTGCGTCGAGGTCGGTCAGCCGGGCGGCCGCACCGGCTGCCGCGACGCCGAGACCGTCGACGCCGTGGCGCGCGCGGTGGCGGACTCGGACCGGCTGCGGCTCGTCGGCGTCGCCGGATACGAGGCGGCGACGGGCCATGAGATCGGCGACGCCGCGGTGGCTGCCGTCACGGGCTACCTGCAGACGATGCGGGACACCGTCATCCGGTTGCACCCGCTGTTCGAGACCGACGACATCCTGGTGACGGCCGGCGGCAGCACGTACTTCGACCTGGTCGCCGACATCCTGACCGGCTGGCCCGAGGGCATGACGGTGCACACCGTCCTGCGCAGCGGCTGCTACCTGACGCACGACGACGGTCTGTACGCGCGCACGACACCGCTGGGCCGCACCGACGACGCCCACCTGGAGCCCGCGCTCAGCGTGTGGGCACAGGTGCTGTCTCGGCCCGAGCCCGACCTCGCCATCGTGGGCATGGGCCGCCGGGACGTGTCGTTCGACCAGGACCTGCCCGTGCCCTACGGACGGCCCGACAGCCGCGTCGAGAAGCTCAACGACCAGCACGCCTACCTGCGGCTGGCACCGGCCGACCAGGACCTGGCCGTCGGCGACTGGCTGGAATTCGGCATCTCACACCCCTGCACGGTGTTCGACAAGTGGCAACTGATCCCGGTGCTCGACGCCGACCACCGGGTGGTCGAGTTGGTCCGGACGTTCTTCTAG